The Dreissena polymorpha isolate Duluth1 chromosome 10, UMN_Dpol_1.0, whole genome shotgun sequence genome includes a region encoding these proteins:
- the LOC127848638 gene encoding uncharacterized protein LOC127848638 — MFVSTYVPYVLMCGVVAQSFATRAQQDVTSQREEGQNIPPSIEDQKMSVDISDTPLILDYQSIFGLNNGRGSNENASLKFSRLSKQEYPNVGKVKQYSSKSNSGTKFSNTLKENGSNIIRGTPRFLLNSKVQEGQDIYQKTDALHLRPKRGFRSAVADRIAHGFGKRSNALDLQNEQWQAVKALLDFSRFEQEVYDDDVNTLVRLYRKYGNRTSNQPLASRPPLSENADAELLKKLLEA, encoded by the exons atGTTCGTATCTACGTACGTACCATACGTGCTGATGTGCGGTGTAGTGGCGCAGTCGTTCGCTACACGTGCTCAACAGGACGTCACGTCACAAAGAGAAGAAGGACAGAACATTCCACCGTCCATCGAAGACCAGAAAATGAGTGTAGATATAAGTGACACACCTTTGATCCTAGACTATCAATCAATTTTTGGCCTCAATAATGGACGTGGGTCGAACGAAAACGCGTCTTTAAAGTTTTCTAGACTATCTAAACAAGAATATCCTAATGTCGGAAAAGTAAAGCAATATTCATCAAAATCAAACAGCGGCACGAAATTTAGCAACACACTCAAAGAAAATGGAAGCAACATTATCCGAGGGACACCAAGGTTTTTGCTAAACAGCAAAGTTCAAGAGGGACAGGACATTTATCAGAAGACGGACGCGCTTCACTTGAGACCGAAGCGGGGCTTCAGGTCCGCGGTCGCTGATCGAATCGCGCACGGGTTTGGGAAAAGATCGAATGCCCTTGACCTTCAAAACGAACAGTGGCAGGCG GTGAAAGCACTTCTTGATTTCTCTCGCTTCGAACAGGAAGTGTACGATGACGATGTAAACACGCTTGTAAGACTGTACCGGAAGTACGGCAACCGGACCTCAAACCAACCTCTCGCTTCAAG ACCTCCGTTGTCAGAAAATGCGGATGCAGAATTGTTGAAGAAGCTTCTTGAAGCTTAA